A stretch of the Thermofilum adornatum genome encodes the following:
- a CDS encoding GIY-YIG nuclease family protein — MSIPNRRGIYLLMINVMEDVKIYLKTGKEWMIPRGIYYYVGSAKGPGGLRARINRHLRGAKKLHWHIDYLLTNQASIVTHVVYAETEKPECVLVPVLERLGATHIARGFGSSDCKYKCFSHLLRCNSELEKCLQTAITSFKEAGLLPVVMSVSI; from the coding sequence ATGTCTATACCGAATCGTAGGGGCATATATTTGTTAATGATAAATGTCATGGAAGACGTAAAAATTTATTTAAAAACTGGAAAGGAGTGGATGATACCCAGAGGAATATATTATTATGTTGGGTCAGCCAAAGGTCCTGGAGGGCTAAGAGCAAGGATAAACAGGCACCTTAGAGGAGCGAAAAAGCTTCACTGGCACATAGACTATCTCTTGACCAACCAAGCATCTATTGTTACACATGTAGTTTACGCTGAGACGGAAAAGCCGGAGTGCGTTTTGGTTCCTGTTCTTGAGAGGCTTGGAGCTACACACATAGCAAGAGGTTTCGGCTCCTCAGATTGCAAATATAAATGCTTCTCACATCTTCTAAGATGCAACAGCGAATTGGAAAAATGTTTACAAACAGCGATAACTAGCTTTAAAGAGGCAGGACTTTTACCTGTAGTGATGTCAGTCTCTATCTAG
- a CDS encoding nicotinate phosphoribosyltransferase, whose amino-acid sequence MSGWDERFIYATFDEVRSGLTTDVYFSRTRKVLEKYGLLDTVVHMEVTTSKLPNDYEWGVYAGLREVLKLLEGRNVTVRSLPEGTIFHAKDFYGYKVPVLTVEGPYGEFLELETPLLGFLASASGIATKAARVKRAAGEKLVLSFGARRQHPALAPFIEYYAYVGGADAVSAILGAEALGIRATGTMPHSLLIIFRGVYGDHTLAWKAYDEVIEKDVNRVALVDTFYDETEEALVAAKLLGPKLWGVRLDTPGSRRGNFEEIIREVRWKLDINGYNHVKIVVSGGIDEENIPALARAGADAFGVGAAISTAQPVDFAMDITAMKIKGEWRPIAKRGKLSGRKQVYRCDECLADVVAPSDTQAPRCPKCGKPMRPLLETYIEDGKRVKKVEDPHSVRKYVLEQLKKVEL is encoded by the coding sequence ATGTCTGGATGGGATGAGAGATTTATTTATGCAACTTTTGACGAGGTTAGAAGCGGGCTAACTACCGACGTATATTTTTCAAGGACGAGAAAGGTTCTAGAAAAATATGGTCTACTTGATACAGTTGTCCACATGGAGGTGACTACTAGTAAGTTGCCTAATGACTATGAGTGGGGAGTTTATGCTGGGCTACGTGAAGTTCTAAAGCTACTGGAAGGTAGAAATGTCACGGTGAGGTCTCTCCCCGAGGGTACAATTTTCCACGCAAAGGATTTCTACGGCTACAAAGTTCCTGTATTGACAGTTGAGGGTCCCTATGGCGAATTCTTGGAGCTTGAAACGCCATTGCTGGGCTTTCTTGCCTCTGCTTCTGGCATAGCAACAAAGGCGGCTCGCGTTAAGAGGGCTGCCGGGGAAAAACTAGTATTGTCGTTTGGAGCTAGAAGACAGCATCCCGCGCTTGCACCCTTTATCGAATATTATGCATATGTTGGTGGTGCAGACGCTGTTTCAGCGATTCTTGGAGCAGAGGCTTTGGGAATAAGGGCTACGGGGACGATGCCGCATAGTCTCCTAATTATATTTCGCGGTGTTTATGGAGACCACACGCTTGCATGGAAAGCCTACGACGAGGTGATAGAGAAGGACGTCAACAGAGTAGCACTAGTAGACACTTTTTACGACGAAACAGAAGAAGCACTCGTGGCGGCTAAACTATTGGGTCCAAAACTTTGGGGGGTAAGGCTAGACACTCCGGGTAGCAGGAGGGGAAATTTCGAGGAAATAATTAGAGAGGTCCGATGGAAGCTTGACATAAATGGCTACAATCACGTAAAGATAGTTGTTTCAGGTGGTATAGATGAAGAAAATATCCCTGCGCTTGCCAGGGCTGGGGCAGACGCCTTTGGAGTTGGAGCCGCTATCTCTACCGCCCAGCCAGTAGATTTCGCTATGGATATCACGGCTATGAAGATTAAAGGTGAATGGAGACCTATAGCTAAGAGAGGGAAACTCTCGGGTCGAAAACAAGTATATCGCTGTGATGAATGCCTGGCTGATGTTGTTGCTCCAAGTGATACACAAGCTCCCAGGTGCCCCAAGTGTGGCAAACCCATGCGGCCGCTCCTTGAGACATATATTGAGGATGGAAAGCGCGTAAAAAAAGTCGAAGATCCACACAGCGTGAGAAAATACGTATTGGAACAGCTTAAGAAGGTAGAACTCTAG
- a CDS encoding MFS transporter, with translation MSKENIAILIVLLTEILIGTATGVQRTILSVSSQKSLGEISFLFPIISFGFFKASFDLMAGFYANKRGRKSSLTLGTVIYLFGSILIAVLPPPFNFLAGNMFIGAGEGLVFATSAIAIRDILGLERSSLSFGYIESACYFGYSIGAFAGGLVFNSGGLGASLLVIVVSAIFGLLAALNSHETQKYTEIEKKKYSMNIRTGETIKMLLRNPSTLAALIAAHMTKVADTVVWGVVPLYMVRRGMEVYQAGFAQSILLIVWSATMPFWSSLSDRVGRRVIATLGLMLDAFLLIALPSAQRFPEILLIVLVMGLSYAMFYPVLPSPIADLTPPAEREIAIGFYRMIRDSGYATGALLGTLFLSISPSSLEEVFINFGSILAITAAGFSIIFRETRPTWPFLDLTIKHVEVIRGILDYQHKMVEAAFRGDLSGVTEGIGKIKEMEREADKIKREIIWKIYSGVFPQSSRMDFERLVEEIDKVAGAIIECNERFLWIKFTDKIQVLKPVLLEMVDNTRELADKLIENLRMLSLSPLYAVRATMDIDVGERKVDELRIKAIYLIREMLDKGEIDLLSALNMMEIVNLLELTSDDFQDAADIIRIISYKHAAIPPERITMQ, from the coding sequence TTGAGCAAGGAAAACATTGCGATACTCATTGTGTTACTAACAGAAATACTTATAGGTACGGCGACTGGAGTACAAAGAACTATTCTCAGCGTTTCCTCTCAAAAATCACTTGGAGAGATAAGTTTCCTTTTTCCAATAATTTCCTTCGGTTTTTTTAAAGCTTCCTTTGATCTCATGGCTGGTTTCTATGCAAATAAGAGGGGCAGGAAGAGCTCCCTTACACTTGGAACAGTTATCTATCTATTCGGCTCCATACTAATAGCTGTACTACCACCTCCATTTAATTTCCTAGCTGGAAACATGTTTATCGGGGCAGGAGAAGGATTAGTTTTTGCAACGAGTGCTATAGCTATTAGAGACATCCTTGGACTTGAACGTTCATCTCTTAGTTTCGGGTACATTGAGAGTGCTTGTTATTTTGGATACTCTATAGGAGCATTTGCAGGTGGTCTAGTATTCAACTCTGGCGGACTAGGAGCAAGCCTACTTGTCATTGTTGTATCTGCAATTTTTGGTCTTCTGGCTGCGCTAAACTCGCATGAGACACAAAAATACACTGAAATCGAGAAGAAAAAATACTCAATGAACATAAGGACAGGAGAGACAATAAAAATGCTTCTAAGAAATCCTAGTACTCTTGCAGCACTTATCGCTGCACACATGACTAAAGTTGCTGACACAGTTGTGTGGGGAGTTGTCCCATTGTACATGGTCCGCAGAGGCATGGAAGTTTACCAGGCAGGATTTGCACAGTCTATTCTTCTCATTGTGTGGTCTGCAACTATGCCGTTCTGGAGTTCGCTCTCAGACAGAGTTGGTAGACGCGTAATAGCGACACTAGGCCTAATGCTTGACGCTTTTCTGCTTATAGCTTTGCCGAGTGCTCAAAGATTTCCAGAGATACTCCTGATAGTACTCGTTATGGGTTTAAGCTATGCAATGTTTTACCCAGTTCTTCCCTCTCCAATAGCAGATCTGACGCCACCGGCTGAGAGAGAAATAGCTATTGGCTTTTATAGAATGATTAGAGACTCTGGGTATGCGACTGGAGCTCTACTGGGAACATTGTTCTTGTCAATATCTCCCTCATCCCTCGAAGAAGTGTTTATTAACTTTGGAAGCATTCTAGCTATAACAGCTGCAGGCTTCTCAATAATATTCCGCGAAACTAGACCCACATGGCCTTTCCTGGACCTGACAATTAAACATGTTGAAGTAATACGTGGAATACTGGATTATCAGCATAAAATGGTTGAAGCGGCATTTAGAGGCGACCTTTCTGGAGTAACTGAGGGGATTGGAAAAATAAAAGAAATGGAGAGAGAGGCCGACAAGATTAAGAGAGAAATCATATGGAAGATCTACTCGGGGGTTTTCCCGCAGTCCAGCAGGATGGATTTTGAAAGACTTGTCGAAGAAATAGATAAAGTCGCTGGCGCGATAATTGAGTGCAACGAGCGATTCCTCTGGATAAAATTCACCGACAAAATACAGGTGCTTAAGCCTGTCTTGCTTGAAATGGTTGATAATACTCGTGAATTAGCGGATAAACTAATTGAAAACTTACGTATGCTTAGTCTATCTCCCCTCTACGCCGTGAGGGCCACCATGGATATAGATGTTGGCGAAAGGAAAGTTGACGAGTTAAGGATAAAAGCAATATACTTGATTAGAGAAATGCTTGATAAGGGAGAAATAGATCTACTGAGCGCCCTCAACATGATGGAGATAGTGAACCTTCTAGAGCTCACGAGCGACGACTTCCAAGACGCGGCAGACATTATCAGGATCATTTCCTATAAGCATGCCGCTATCCCACCTGAACGCATCACGATGCAGTAA
- a CDS encoding endonuclease NucS domain-containing protein has protein sequence MAMIEKLRQALYRKETVILIAKCSIFYEGRASSKLSEGERIIIIKEDGAVIVHRPFGYEPVNYQPPGSIVTIEDDRGIIKLNILRPRIHEKMVIEIKELKHFYSSRLEDQAEFQMWGDEEDLKQAIILDPAGMLGEELQLVGSEFSLGSAGYADIVFRDINGNLVVVEVKKKTADVSAVYQLKRYVDKIRKEGGSNVSIRAILVAPRFTQSALVALKREGLEYREVSLQHARKILKQKRSLPSFFTS, from the coding sequence ATGGCAATGATCGAAAAGCTCCGGCAAGCTCTGTACAGAAAAGAAACTGTGATTCTTATTGCGAAGTGTAGTATCTTCTATGAGGGGAGAGCATCCTCCAAGCTCAGTGAAGGAGAAAGAATAATCATAATAAAAGAGGATGGTGCAGTCATAGTTCATAGACCATTTGGATACGAGCCTGTAAACTATCAGCCCCCTGGAAGTATTGTCACGATAGAAGATGATAGAGGAATTATTAAACTAAATATACTGAGGCCCAGAATCCACGAGAAAATGGTCATCGAAATAAAAGAACTCAAACATTTTTACTCTTCTAGGCTAGAAGACCAAGCCGAGTTCCAAATGTGGGGCGACGAAGAAGACTTGAAACAAGCAATCATACTTGACCCCGCAGGAATGCTGGGAGAAGAGCTTCAACTCGTCGGCTCCGAGTTCTCGCTGGGCTCGGCCGGATATGCGGACATAGTTTTCAGGGACATAAACGGAAACCTAGTAGTAGTAGAGGTTAAGAAGAAGACGGCAGATGTTTCAGCTGTTTATCAACTTAAAAGATACGTAGACAAAATAAGAAAGGAGGGAGGATCAAACGTATCAATCCGAGCAATTCTCGTAGCTCCAAGATTTACCCAGTCTGCACTAGTGGCTCTAAAAAGAGAAGGGCTGGAATACCGAGAAGTAAGCCTCCAACATGCTAGAAAAATCTTAAAACAGAAACGCAGTCTTCCAAGCTTTTTTACCAGTTAG
- a CDS encoding DUF2208 domain-containing protein, whose amino-acid sequence MNRALLLQYLIGLVLLVVFAFLNANFPQYTSWIFLLYFIALMSIMFVLMGKQTQTLLKDLDEIKKGETLYKSNMEEVVKLRERDLQNTQPELMGQFKATLVPFFSLLVFIFVFYIPQVRDFFFQAGRMFAPVDTKMASFFEYLFLYGFFYVISLISGLYTRRLQAKTGTLVIATNYVVTSKGVIVDERMPIKFPLKGNIVVDSRRKFVELETVQQVMGSTVKQRIRLYASEPSKLANLLKTYGATTK is encoded by the coding sequence ATGAATAGGGCGTTGCTACTTCAATACTTGATTGGACTTGTATTGCTGGTTGTTTTTGCTTTTCTGAATGCTAATTTTCCCCAGTATACTTCATGGATCTTTTTGCTGTACTTCATTGCTTTGATGTCTATAATGTTTGTTTTGATGGGAAAGCAGACACAGACGCTTCTCAAAGACCTCGACGAGATTAAGAAGGGAGAGACGCTTTACAAATCTAACATGGAAGAAGTCGTGAAGCTTAGAGAGAGAGACCTCCAGAATACACAGCCGGAATTGATGGGACAGTTTAAAGCTACCCTTGTACCATTCTTTTCACTCCTTGTTTTTATATTTGTTTTCTATATTCCACAGGTAAGGGATTTCTTTTTCCAGGCAGGCAGAATGTTTGCGCCTGTAGACACGAAAATGGCTAGTTTCTTTGAATACCTCTTTCTGTATGGATTCTTCTATGTTATTTCTCTAATAAGTGGACTTTATACGAGACGGCTACAGGCGAAGACTGGGACACTTGTCATAGCTACAAACTATGTTGTTACATCAAAGGGTGTAATAGTTGATGAACGAATGCCTATAAAGTTTCCATTAAAAGGCAACATAGTTGTTGATTCCCGGAGAAAGTTCGTAGAACTTGAAACAGTCCAACAGGTTATGGGCTCTACAGTGAAGCAACGTATAAGGCTGTATGCCTCTGAACCAAGCAAGCTGGCTAACCTCTTAAAAACATATGGTGCAACTACAAAGTAG
- a CDS encoding winged helix-turn-helix domain-containing protein has protein sequence MPPKVLTIREALKHPLRRKIIAYLLENPGSSVRQLSRGLGISVGSLSGHLVILERVGLILEQRRSKRLELFVNSEVFLTIKEEFKGAGNLESSVAEV, from the coding sequence ATGCCGCCCAAAGTGCTAACGATTCGTGAGGCTCTTAAGCATCCACTGCGTAGAAAAATCATAGCATATCTGCTCGAAAATCCAGGATCCTCTGTTAGGCAACTTTCCAGGGGGCTAGGCATAAGTGTTGGCTCTTTGTCTGGCCACCTCGTCATTTTAGAGAGGGTAGGCCTGATATTGGAGCAACGAAGGTCGAAGAGGCTGGAACTGTTTGTAAACAGTGAAGTATTTCTGACTATAAAAGAGGAGTTTAAAGGAGCCGGAAACCTCGAAAGTAGTGTCGCGGAAGTATAA
- a CDS encoding thiamine pyrophosphate-dependent enzyme yields MDPSIFDTGKRPVWCPGCGNYSILLALRKALAELEINPERVMIVTGIGCHGRMSEYMKTNTFHTIHGRVLPLATGIKLANPDLLVIGHSGDGDAYAIGMGHFPHAARRNIDIKLIVHDNMIFGLTTGQVTPTTPIGVKTRSTPFGNFEQPLNPILLALASGATFVARGFSGEVEHLKELFKEAIKHRGFAFIDVLQPCVTFYNTYTILRQKVYKLEDTGHDPTDFERAVKLASETERIPIGIFYRINRPILEDAFLHAMNPPPALRQKPADIRKILERFR; encoded by the coding sequence ATGGATCCATCCATCTTTGATACAGGAAAAAGACCTGTCTGGTGTCCAGGATGTGGTAACTATTCTATCCTCTTAGCGCTTAGAAAGGCACTTGCAGAGCTAGAAATTAACCCTGAAAGAGTGATGATTGTCACAGGTATTGGTTGCCATGGACGCATGAGCGAATACATGAAAACTAACACTTTTCATACTATTCATGGACGTGTATTGCCTCTGGCTACGGGCATCAAGCTCGCCAACCCGGATCTCCTCGTGATAGGCCATAGCGGCGATGGAGACGCCTATGCAATCGGTATGGGGCATTTCCCCCACGCTGCTAGACGCAACATAGACATCAAGCTTATTGTGCACGACAACATGATATTCGGGCTTACTACGGGACAGGTTACCCCGACGACTCCTATAGGCGTTAAAACACGTTCTACGCCTTTTGGTAACTTTGAACAGCCATTAAACCCCATTTTGCTCGCGCTTGCAAGTGGCGCAACGTTTGTTGCACGAGGGTTTAGCGGAGAAGTCGAACACTTAAAGGAGTTATTTAAAGAGGCAATAAAGCATCGTGGATTCGCCTTTATCGATGTGTTACAGCCATGTGTAACCTTCTACAATACCTATACTATTCTCCGGCAAAAGGTCTACAAGCTTGAGGACACTGGACATGACCCTACAGACTTTGAAAGAGCCGTTAAGCTTGCCTCTGAAACCGAAAGGATACCTATAGGAATATTCTACCGCATAAATAGGCCGATTCTGGAGGACGCCTTCCTACACGCTATGAATCCTCCTCCTGCCCTTAGACAAAAGCCCGCAGATATAAGAAAGATTCTGGAAAGGTTCAGGTAG
- a CDS encoding anaerobic ribonucleoside-triphosphate reductase activating protein, with protein sequence MHIQPSGSQLIIGGWKETSLVDVLESVSFTLWLSYCNFKCPWCSNSRLARGYEKKVVPIGEIVSHVREARNFVDYFHVTGGEPTLQYRSLVTLYLKIKEETGLKLSLDTNASLPEALQYIFSHVKIDHVAIDVKAPLSVAALYARVAGLQTKIAEKIVERVREGIMLTSQNTEFLELRTLLVPDLLSPSDIETISRELANLDLKVPRIAYVVQQFIPYEGVPDEYRNKKKTPRELVKQTAERVAKVFPDNVEIWYRTIEDGNVRIR encoded by the coding sequence ATGCATATCCAACCCTCTGGCTCGCAGTTAATAATTGGTGGATGGAAAGAAACAAGCCTTGTAGATGTATTAGAGAGTGTCTCTTTTACGCTGTGGCTGTCCTACTGTAATTTCAAGTGTCCATGGTGTAGCAATAGCAGGCTCGCTAGAGGATACGAGAAAAAAGTAGTACCCATAGGAGAAATAGTCTCACATGTACGGGAAGCAAGAAACTTTGTAGACTATTTCCACGTCACGGGGGGCGAGCCAACCCTGCAGTACAGAAGCCTAGTAACTCTCTACCTCAAAATAAAGGAGGAAACGGGCCTCAAACTAAGCTTGGACACCAACGCGTCTCTCCCAGAAGCTCTCCAATACATATTTTCACATGTAAAAATCGACCACGTTGCTATAGATGTTAAGGCCCCGCTCAGCGTCGCGGCACTATACGCTAGGGTAGCAGGCCTGCAAACAAAAATAGCCGAGAAAATTGTAGAAAGGGTTAGGGAAGGTATCATGCTGACTTCTCAAAACACCGAGTTTTTGGAGCTTCGTACTCTACTCGTGCCAGACCTCCTCTCTCCAAGCGACATAGAAACGATTTCGAGAGAACTTGCAAATCTAGACCTGAAGGTTCCGAGAATAGCATATGTGGTTCAACAGTTCATACCCTATGAGGGCGTCCCGGATGAATATAGAAATAAAAAGAAGACTCCACGAGAACTAGTCAAGCAAACCGCTGAGAGAGTAGCAAAAGTGTTTCCGGACAACGTAGAAATATGGTATAGAACCATTGAGGACGGAAACGTAAGAATACGATAA
- the twy1 gene encoding 4-demethylwyosine synthase TYW1 translates to MESTQRMEVARYLRAGYKLVGNHSAVAICRWTRSAIRGERLCYKSWYGIQSHRCLQMTPVLNFCDFACKFCWRMHLPGRFKIPNGWRWDEPEDIINGSIIAQRLLLIGFKGNPKVTKERFLEAMFPRHFTISLDGEPLLYPKLPDLIKRINERNFTTFLVTNGSIPMRLKEMLKKDAHPTNLYLSLYGPNKEVFQATADPKIPNAWENVLTSLELLDQFKKSRTVIRLTMVRDLNMVEPEGYASLIKKANPMFVELKGYTWVGESQKRLPITAMPTLDELEKFAEKIQEITGYKIKVKDDKSRVVMLVRDEEAWETNLKMVEEWKQKVSRLDENWKSKVEDFTMEEHGYKLLYY, encoded by the coding sequence ATGGAGTCTACACAAAGAATGGAAGTTGCACGATATCTAAGGGCAGGCTACAAGCTAGTGGGAAACCACAGCGCCGTAGCTATCTGCAGATGGACTAGGTCTGCAATTAGAGGGGAGAGACTTTGCTACAAAAGCTGGTACGGTATACAGAGCCATAGATGCCTCCAAATGACCCCTGTCCTTAATTTCTGCGATTTTGCATGTAAGTTCTGCTGGAGGATGCATCTTCCAGGGCGATTCAAGATCCCCAATGGCTGGAGGTGGGACGAACCAGAAGACATAATCAATGGCTCAATTATTGCACAGAGGCTTCTATTGATAGGCTTCAAGGGCAACCCAAAGGTTACCAAAGAGAGGTTTCTTGAAGCAATGTTCCCCAGACATTTCACGATAAGCCTCGACGGAGAACCACTTCTCTACCCAAAGCTTCCAGACCTCATCAAGAGGATAAATGAAAGAAACTTTACAACGTTTCTCGTAACAAATGGCTCTATTCCAATGCGGCTCAAAGAAATGTTGAAGAAAGACGCCCACCCAACAAACCTCTATCTTAGCCTATACGGTCCAAATAAGGAAGTATTCCAGGCCACAGCCGACCCAAAGATTCCAAATGCATGGGAAAACGTTTTGACCAGCCTCGAATTGTTAGATCAATTTAAGAAGAGCAGGACAGTTATTAGACTCACGATGGTTCGAGACCTCAATATGGTTGAACCAGAGGGGTACGCGTCTCTTATCAAAAAAGCTAATCCCATGTTTGTAGAACTCAAGGGATATACATGGGTAGGAGAAAGCCAGAAGAGATTACCTATAACAGCTATGCCTACTCTAGACGAGCTAGAAAAATTTGCGGAGAAGATCCAGGAAATAACTGGGTACAAGATTAAAGTGAAAGATGATAAAAGCAGGGTAGTCATGCTTGTTCGCGATGAAGAAGCATGGGAAACAAATCTAAAGATGGTTGAGGAATGGAAACAGAAGGTCTCTAGGCTCGACGAGAACTGGAAAAGCAAAGTAGAAGACTTTACGATGGAGGAGCACGGCTATAAGCTTTTATATTACTAG
- a CDS encoding 2-oxoacid:acceptor oxidoreductase subunit alpha encodes METSKNLSVLIAGPAGAGIFSSSVTLGKMFLRHGLNVFITNEYPSLIRGGHQWAQVRASLEETVFSHQKKVDIVLALDKPSIEKHTASLKTNGIIICDEEDASSLAKNNVQIRAFPLRKIIKEMNAPSVAINSIGLGIIVGILNGNIEIAEKLYDEQFRGKKETADLNKQLFKMGYEYGKELSNSFQGYKLPQQAIYSGKEKRLLIDGNTAVALGALSAGLTFFASYPMTPASPILHFLAEIQKEVGIVVFQPESEIAAINMAIGAAYAGARSMVATSGGGFSLMVEALGQAAMTETPILIVEVQRPGPSTGLPTHTAQGDLRFVIHASQGEFPRVVLAPGDPYQAYVLANRGLNIAWKYQVPVILLSDKYLGESYWTVPDFPELGIEEPKISRENVGGFFPRYKITEDGVSPLVFPGTPGSLVYANTSEHDEYGFGTIEPSKVKEMQDKRLRKYRLLREEAEKHGIETIGDGDIVVVTWGSTKQVVLEALKGVSGVKLVQVIWMEPFPKNKLLSEIKDKRLLVIENNSTGQLASLIRENLFREPDGLLLKYDGRQFFPEDIQLWINSYLER; translated from the coding sequence GTGGAAACTTCAAAAAATTTAAGTGTCTTGATAGCGGGACCAGCTGGCGCAGGAATTTTCAGCTCGAGCGTAACCCTTGGAAAGATGTTTCTTCGTCACGGCTTGAATGTTTTCATTACAAATGAATACCCATCTTTGATCAGGGGTGGACACCAGTGGGCACAAGTTAGAGCCTCTCTTGAGGAAACAGTGTTTTCGCACCAGAAAAAAGTGGACATTGTTTTAGCTTTGGATAAGCCTTCTATTGAGAAACACACTGCTAGCCTTAAAACGAATGGAATCATTATTTGTGATGAAGAAGATGCCAGTAGCTTGGCGAAAAATAATGTACAAATAAGGGCCTTTCCCCTAAGGAAAATAATAAAGGAAATGAATGCGCCCAGCGTAGCTATAAACTCTATCGGGCTAGGAATAATTGTAGGGATTCTCAATGGAAATATAGAGATAGCAGAGAAGCTTTACGATGAGCAATTTAGAGGCAAAAAAGAGACTGCAGATCTCAACAAACAGCTTTTCAAAATGGGCTATGAGTACGGTAAAGAATTGAGCAACAGCTTTCAAGGCTACAAGCTACCTCAACAAGCGATATATTCAGGTAAAGAGAAAAGGCTCCTGATAGATGGCAATACTGCAGTTGCTCTCGGAGCGTTATCAGCTGGATTAACATTCTTCGCATCCTATCCCATGACCCCCGCCTCCCCTATCCTGCATTTCTTGGCAGAGATCCAGAAAGAGGTTGGAATAGTTGTTTTTCAGCCCGAAAGCGAGATTGCCGCTATCAATATGGCTATTGGTGCGGCTTATGCGGGTGCAAGGTCTATGGTTGCGACAAGCGGCGGAGGCTTCTCGTTGATGGTTGAAGCATTAGGACAGGCGGCAATGACAGAGACACCGATACTTATAGTCGAGGTGCAGAGACCGGGTCCCTCAACAGGACTCCCAACGCACACGGCGCAGGGAGACCTAAGATTTGTGATTCATGCATCCCAGGGAGAATTCCCGAGGGTAGTGCTAGCGCCTGGCGACCCATATCAAGCATACGTGTTAGCCAACAGGGGACTTAACATTGCTTGGAAATACCAGGTCCCCGTAATTCTATTGTCAGACAAGTATCTTGGAGAAAGCTACTGGACGGTACCAGACTTTCCAGAGTTGGGCATAGAGGAGCCGAAAATCTCCAGAGAAAATGTAGGGGGGTTCTTTCCAAGATATAAGATAACAGAGGACGGTGTTTCCCCCTTGGTTTTCCCAGGAACACCTGGATCCCTCGTCTATGCAAATACAAGTGAACACGACGAGTATGGATTTGGCACGATAGAGCCTTCAAAGGTAAAGGAGATGCAGGACAAAAGATTGAGAAAATATAGACTCCTCCGCGAGGAGGCAGAAAAACATGGCATTGAAACCATTGGGGATGGAGACATTGTTGTTGTGACTTGGGGATCCACAAAACAAGTTGTGCTCGAGGCTCTAAAGGGTGTAAGCGGGGTAAAACTTGTCCAAGTGATTTGGATGGAGCCCTTCCCAAAGAATAAATTACTCTCTGAAATTAAAGATAAAAGGCTTTTAGTTATCGAGAATAACTCTACTGGGCAACTTGCTTCTCTTATTAGGGAGAACCTATTCAGGGAGCCTGATGGCTTGCTCTTGAAATATGATGGGCGCCAGTTTTTCCCAGAAGACATCCAGCTCTGGATAAACTCTTATCTCGAGAGGTGA